The proteins below come from a single Stomoxys calcitrans chromosome 1, idStoCalc2.1, whole genome shotgun sequence genomic window:
- the LOC106091592 gene encoding pupal cuticle protein Edg-78E-like, whose product MNKLIFITVLATIAYGVIAAGDDDAHAETLKFDSNIDHEGNYKYFYETSNGIKGEEEGTGGHHARGSFSFYSPEHEEFQVQYVADENGFQPSAKHLPTPPPIPIEIVKSLEYQRDHHYQPEY is encoded by the exons atgaataAATTG ATCTTTATAACTGTTCTTGCCACAATCGCCTATGGGGTCATTGCTGCAGGTGATGACGATGCCCATGCCGAGACTTTGAAATTCGACAGCAACATAGACCACGAGGGGAACTACAAATATTTCTACGAGACTTCCAATGGCATTAAAGGCGAAGAAGAAGGTACTGGAGGTCATCATGCTAGGGGCAGCTTCTCTTTCTACTCCCCTGAACACGAAGAATTCCAAGTGCAATATGTTGCTGACGAGAATGGTTTTCAGCCCAGTGCCAAACATTTGCCCACACCCCCTCCAATTCCAATCGAGATTGTCAAGTCATTGGAATATCAACGTGACCACCACTATCAGCCTGAATACTAG